Proteins co-encoded in one Callospermophilus lateralis isolate mCalLat2 chromosome 2, mCalLat2.hap1, whole genome shotgun sequence genomic window:
- the Slc46a2 gene encoding solute carrier family 46 member 2 — protein MGPEVACPWRGHPPHFQVRTWIEPVVASSQVASSFYDAGLLLVVKASFAAGGSSNYSTSPSPRGDPEDQQQKAISNFYIIYNLVVGLTPLLSAYGLGWLSDRYHRKISICVSLLGFLLSRLTLLLKVLLDWPVAVLYAGAALNGLGGGFSAFWSGVMALGSLGSSEGRRSLRLIVIDLVLGLAGFCGSMASGHLFKQITGHSRQGLVLTACSVGCATFALFYSLLVLKVPEPIAKANKRLPAVDTESGIVGTYRTLDPDQPEKQNVVVHTPPPGKGRPKRTIIVLLFVGAIIYDLAVVGTVDMMPLFVLREPLSWNQVQVGYGMASGYIIFITSFLGVLVFSRCFQDTTMIMIGMVSFGSGALLLAFVKETYMFYVARAVMLFALIPITTIRSAMSKLINGSSYGKVFVILQLSLALTGVVTSTVYNNLYQLTMDKFLGTCFVLSSFLSFLAIVPIGIVAYKQVLLLQYGNTTEK, from the exons ATGGGTCCCGAGGTCGCCTGCCCGTGGAGGGGCCACCCGCCTCACTTCCAGGTGAGGACCTGGATCGAGCCGGTGGTAGCCTCGTCCCAGGTGGCCAGCTCCTTCTACGACGCGGGATTACTGCTGGTGGTGAAAGCGTCCTTCGCAGCCGGGGGCTCCTCCAACTACAGCACCAGCCCGTCGCCCCGGGGGGATCCAGAGGACCAACAGCAGAAGGCCATCTCCAATTTCTACATCATCTACAACCTCGTCGTGGGCCTGACGCCCCTGCTGTCCGCCTATGGGCTGGGCTGGCTCAGCGACCGCTACCACCGCAAGATCTCCATCTGCGTGTCGCTGCTGGGCTTCCTGCTCTCCCGCCTCACACTGCTGCTCAAGGTGCTGCTGGACTGGCCGGTGGCAGTGTTGTACGCGGGTGCAGCGCTCAACGGGCTGGGCGGCGGCTTCTCGGCTTTCTGGTCCGGGGTCATGGCGCTGGGATCTCTGGGCTCCTCTGAAGGCCGCCGCTCCCTGCGCCTAATTGTTATCGACTTGGTCTTGGGCTTGGCGGGGTTCTGCGGGAGCATGGCCTCGGGTCACCTCTTCAAGCAGATAACTGGGCACTCTAGACAGGGCCTGGTGCTGACAGCCTGCAGCGTAGGCTGTGCCACTTTTGCCCTTTTCTATAGCCTCTTGGTGCTGAAGGTCCCTGAACCCATAGCCAAGGCCAACAAGAGGCTCCCTGCAGTGGATACGGAGTCTGGCATAGTGGGCACCTACCGCACCCTGGATCCTGATCAGCCAGAAAAGCAAAATGTAGTGGTGCACACTCCACCTCCTGGAAAAGGCAGGCCCAAAAGAACCATCATTGTCCTGCTCTTTGTGGGTGCCATCATCTATGACCTGGCTGTAGTGGGCACAGTGGACATGATGCCTCTTTTTGTGCTGAGGGAGCCTCTCAGTTGGAACCAAGTGCAGGTGGGCTATGGTATGGCTTCCGGGTACATCATCTTCATCACCAGCTTTCTGGGCGTCCTGGTCTTCTCCCGCTGCTTCCAGGACACCACCATGATCATGATTGGGATGGTCTCCTTCGGGTCAGGAGCCCTCCTCTTGGCCTTTGTGAAAGAGACATACATGTTCTATGTTG CCCGTGCCGTCATGCTGTTCGCCCTCATCCCCATCACGACCATCCGTTCAGCCATGTCCAAACTCATCAATGGCTCCTCTTACG GAAAGGTGTTCGTCATACTGCAGCTGTCCCTGGCTCTGACCGGGGTGGTGACATCCACCGTGTATAACAACCTCTATCAGCTTACCATGGACAAGTTCCTGGGCACCTGCTTTGTTCTCtcctcctttctctccttcctggccATTGTCCCGATTGG CATCGTGGCCTATAAACAAGTCCTATTGTTGCAATATGGAAACACGACCGAGAAATGA